CGTTCACCGAGTCGATCGGCGAGCCCGGTCTGAACGGCGTCCTGTACGGCGTCTTCGCCGCGGGCAACATGCTCTCCGGCATCGTCTGCGGCGCCATCGCCTGGAAGGCGGCCCCGCAGCGGCGCCTGCTCGTCGGCTACACGGGGCTCGCGCTGACCGCGGCCGCGCTGTGGACGGCGCACTCGGTCCTGCTCCTGGCCGGGCTCGGCCTGCTGGTCGGCATGTGCATCGCCCCGGCCCTGATCACCGGCTACACCCTGGTCGAGGGCCTGGTGCCGGCCGGGGCCCGCACCGAGGCGTTCACCTGGCTGACCGGCGCCGTGGCGCTGGGCCAGGCGGCCGCCGTCACGGTCGCCGGACAGCTGGAGGACCGGCTGTGGGACGGCGCCGGGTTCCTGGTGCCGATGGCCGGCACCCTGCTCGCTCTGGCCACCCTCGTCGCCCTGCGTTCACGGCTGGTCCCCCCGGCTCGGAACCGGACCGTCGCGCGTGGCGTCGGTCACCGCGTACCGGTGACGGTGGACTGAAGCCCTGGAATACGTCACTATGGATCGTCGTTAGCACTCATCGAGTGAGAGTGCCAGGAGGAAGACAGTGCCGACCTACCAGTACCAGTGCACCGAGTGCGGCGAGGGCCTCGAGGCGGTGCAGAAGTTCACCGACGACGCCCTGACCGAGTGCCCCAACTGCGGTGGCCGCCTGAAGAAGGTGTTCTCCGCCGTCGGCATCGTCTTCAAGGGCTCCGGCTTCTACCGCAACGACTCCCGCGGCTCCACGTCGAGCAGCAGCCCGGCCTCCAAGCCGGCCGGCTCGTCGTCGTCCGACTCGAAGTCGTCCTCCGCGTCGGCTTCCTCGACCTCGTCGGCGTCGTCGAGCTCGTCGTCCTCGTCGTCGAGCTCCTCCAGCAGCTCCGCGGCCTGACGTCCCGCTTCCCGGGCCCCGCCGTCCTACGACGGCGGGGCCTGAGGCGTACCCGGGGCACGCCCGCACGCCGGTGCCCGAGGCGTACCCGGGCACGCCTCCCCGCCGGTGCGGCGGGCGACTAGTGTGCTCGTCATGGCGAACGCAGAGATCGGCGTGATCGGGGGCTCGGGTTTCTACTCGTTCCTCGACGACGTGACCGAGGTCCAGGTGGACACCCCCTACGGGCAGCCCAGCGACTCCCTCTTCCTCGGCGAGATCGCCGGCCGGCGGGTCGCCTTCCTGCCCCGGCACGGCCGCGGCCACCACCTGCCGCCCCACCGCATCAACTACCGCGCCAACCTCTGGGCCCTGCGCTCGGTCGGCGTCCGGCAGGTCCTCGGCCCCTGCGCGGTGGGCGGGCTGCGCCCCGAGTACGGCCCGGGCACCCTGCTCGTGCCCGACCAGTTCGCGGACCGGACGAAGTCCCGGACCGGGACCTACTTCGACGGACTCCCCCTGCCCGACGGCACGGTGCCGCACGTGGTGCACGTGTCCATGGCCGATCCCTACTGCCCCTCCGGGCGGGCCGCCGCGCTGAAGGCGGCGCGCGGACGGGACTGGGAGCCGGTGGACGGCGGCACGCTGGTCGTGGTCGAGGGCCCGCGCTTCTCGACCCGAGCCGAATCGCTATGGCACCAGGCGCAGGGCTGGTCGGTGGTGGGCATGACGGGCCACCCCGAGGCGGCGCTCGCCCGTGAGCTGGAGCTCTGCTACACCTCGCTGACCCTGGTCACCGACCTGGACGCGGGCGCCGAGACGGGTGAGGGCGTCTCGCACGAGGAGGTGCTGCGGGTGTTCGCGGCGAACGTGGACCGGCTGCGCGGCGTGCTGTTCGACGCGGTGGCGGCACTGCCGGAGACCGCGGCGCGGGACTGCCCGTGTGTGAACGCGCTCGGCGGGATGGACCCGGGCTTCCCCCTGCCGTAGTCGTCTCGTCCCGGTGGGCCGCCGACGGGGTTCACCGGTTCGGGGGGCGGGGTTTTCCACAACCGGCGGGTAGTGCACAGGCCCCGGCGGGGATCGGCGCGGGGCGCCATCGTGGCAGGGCAAGCCCAGGCCCTCGTCGCAGGTGGTGACACCCCATGCCCTCGACCTCGTCGTCCCCGACGCCTCCCGCCCTCTCCCCCGCTCGCGCTGCCTCTCCTTCCCCGTCGCCCGCGCACGGGCCGGTTCCGTTCCGTCTGCCGCGTCCGCCGGGCACCGACGCCCCGGCGACCTGTGAGGTCCCGCCGTTCGGTCCGGTGCGGGTGCGCGGCGGCCGGTACCGGTTGCAGCGGCTGGCACACCGGCGAGGGCGCGCCCTCGCGGCCGGCCTGGCCGTGACCGCCGCGGCGCTCGTCGCGGCCGGTCCGCGGACCGGCGCGCCGCCGACCCACTCCGCCCGCGCCCCGGGCCGGCCGGTCGCGGAGCCGCCGGGACGGCACCACCGGGCGGAGGACATGGTGACGGCGCCGGTGCGGATCGCCGACGCCGCCACCGTCCGGCTGCTCCGGCCCGGCGACCGGGTGGACGTCATCGCCGCCGGGGATCCGGCGACCGGGGGCGAGGCCCGGGTGCTGGCCCGCGGGGTGCGGGTGAGAGAGGTGCCGGAATCCGGGGAGGGCGCGGAGGGCACGGGCGGGGGCTCGGACGGAGGCGGGGCGCTGGTCGTGCTCACGGTGCCGCGCGGCTCGGCGGCCCCGCTCGTCGGCGCGAGTGCCACGGCCCGGCTCGCGGTGACGCTGTGCTGACCGGCCCTGGCCGTGCGCACGGCGACGCGCCGCGCTGTCGCCCGACCGAGCCCCGGAATCCGACAGGACGGCGGCATGGTGGCGTAGGTTGCGGAGCGTTTCGTTCCACAGCCTGTGCATACGAGGAGAGTCCCCGAGGTGAGCGCGAAGAAGGAACCGAGCGTCTGGCAGGGCTTCAAAGCCTTC
Above is a genomic segment from Streptomyces collinus Tu 365 containing:
- a CDS encoding FmdB family zinc ribbon protein, whose protein sequence is MPTYQYQCTECGEGLEAVQKFTDDALTECPNCGGRLKKVFSAVGIVFKGSGFYRNDSRGSTSSSSPASKPAGSSSSDSKSSSASASSTSSASSSSSSSSSSSSSSSAA
- a CDS encoding S-methyl-5'-thioadenosine phosphorylase, with the translated sequence MANAEIGVIGGSGFYSFLDDVTEVQVDTPYGQPSDSLFLGEIAGRRVAFLPRHGRGHHLPPHRINYRANLWALRSVGVRQVLGPCAVGGLRPEYGPGTLLVPDQFADRTKSRTGTYFDGLPLPDGTVPHVVHVSMADPYCPSGRAAALKAARGRDWEPVDGGTLVVVEGPRFSTRAESLWHQAQGWSVVGMTGHPEAALARELELCYTSLTLVTDLDAGAETGEGVSHEEVLRVFAANVDRLRGVLFDAVAALPETAARDCPCVNALGGMDPGFPLP
- a CDS encoding RcpC/CpaB family pilus assembly protein translates to MPSTSSSPTPPALSPARAASPSPSPAHGPVPFRLPRPPGTDAPATCEVPPFGPVRVRGGRYRLQRLAHRRGRALAAGLAVTAAALVAAGPRTGAPPTHSARAPGRPVAEPPGRHHRAEDMVTAPVRIADAATVRLLRPGDRVDVIAAGDPATGGEARVLARGVRVREVPESGEGAEGTGGGSDGGGALVVLTVPRGSAAPLVGASATARLAVTLC